Proteins from one Embleya scabrispora genomic window:
- a CDS encoding ATP-binding protein, which produces MKIAFVGKGGSGKTTLSSLFIRHLVAAGRPVVAVDADINQHLGAALGLDEQAAAAMPAMGARLPTIKDWLRGDNPRIGSTEQMVKTTPPGRGSRLIRLTEDNPIHAACAREVPGLPGLRLMATGPFAESDLGVACYHSKVGAVELYLNHLVDGAGEYLVVDMTAGSDSFASGLFTRFDLTFLVAEPTRKGVGVYRQYRDYARDWGVSLAVVGNKVQGPDDVEFLREHVGDDLLTWTVQSDYVRALEKGHSPDFDSLEPVNRAALDELVDAADAGFERRDWGRYTAQMVEFHLRNARGWANAKTGVDLAEQVDSTFVLGPQAISTPV; this is translated from the coding sequence GTGAAAATCGCCTTCGTCGGCAAGGGCGGCAGCGGCAAGACCACGCTCTCGTCGTTGTTCATCCGGCATCTGGTGGCCGCCGGCCGTCCGGTGGTCGCCGTGGACGCGGACATCAACCAGCACCTCGGCGCCGCGCTCGGCCTCGACGAGCAGGCCGCGGCGGCGATGCCCGCGATGGGCGCCCGCCTGCCCACGATCAAGGACTGGTTGCGCGGCGACAACCCGCGGATCGGCTCGACCGAGCAGATGGTCAAGACCACCCCGCCGGGCCGGGGTTCGCGGCTGATCCGACTCACCGAGGACAACCCGATCCACGCGGCGTGCGCGCGCGAGGTGCCCGGCCTGCCCGGACTGCGGCTGATGGCGACCGGGCCGTTCGCCGAGTCCGATCTCGGTGTCGCGTGCTACCACTCGAAGGTCGGCGCGGTGGAGTTGTACCTCAACCACCTCGTCGACGGCGCGGGCGAGTATCTGGTGGTCGACATGACCGCCGGCTCCGACTCGTTCGCCTCCGGGCTGTTCACCCGGTTCGACCTGACCTTCCTGGTCGCCGAGCCGACCCGCAAGGGTGTGGGCGTCTACCGGCAATACCGCGACTACGCCCGCGACTGGGGCGTCTCGCTCGCGGTGGTCGGCAACAAGGTCCAGGGCCCCGACGACGTCGAGTTCCTGCGCGAGCACGTCGGCGACGACCTGCTCACCTGGACCGTGCAGTCCGACTACGTACGGGCCCTGGAGAAGGGCCACTCCCCCGACTTCGACAGCCTGGAACCGGTCAACCGGGCCGCGCTGGACGAGTTGGTGGACGCCGCCGACGCCGGTTTCGAGCGCCGCGACTGGGGGCGATACACCGCGCAGATGGTCGAGTTCCACCTGCGGAACGCCCGCGGCTGGGCCAACGCGAAGACCGGCGTCGACCTGGCCGAGCAGGTCGACTCGACGTTCGTCCTCGGTCCGCAGGCAATCTCCACACCGGTCTGA